In one window of Bradysia coprophila strain Holo2 chromosome IV unlocalized genomic scaffold, BU_Bcop_v1 contig_106, whole genome shotgun sequence DNA:
- the LOC119071000 gene encoding enoyl-CoA hydratase domain-containing protein 3, mitochondrial, producing MNALRNISLRLCSVPHNRSYCVQAQKPTVTTETDGVRHIVLNNPKTRNSLSMDMMTQLVKDIKRNRDDEQLRCIVLSASEGKVFSAGHNLKELTKESGTDFHKAVFVKCSELMVEIAKSPVPVIAKVDGLAAAAGCQLIAACDLVVCSDRSSFSTPGASFGIFCSTPGIPLVRNIPRKKSAYMLFTGLPLSAQEAVTAGLVSSCVPVEQLDAETEKICNAIKTKSRAVIELGKKFYYEQMSMDINVAYKYGEQVMVNNIALADGQEGIRSFIEKRKPNWSHSRE from the exons ATGAATGCTTTACGAAAT ATATCTCTAAGACTCTGTTCAGTTCCACACAACCGATCCTATTGCGTGCAAGCACAGAAACCAACCGTTACAACGGAAACGGATGGCGTTAGGCACATTGTACTCAATAATCCCAAAACGAGGAACTCCCTTTCCATGGACATGATGACACAATTGGTTAAGGATATCAAACGGAATCGAGATGACGAACAATTGAGATGTATAGTACTGTCGGCGAGTGAGGGAAAGGTCTTTTCGGCCGGTCACAATTTGAAAGAATTGACGAAAGAGAGTGGAACGGATTTCCACAAGGCTGTGTTTGTTAAATGTTCGGAATTAATGGTGGAAATAGCAAAAAGTCCGGTGCCAGTGATTGCGAAAGTGGATGGACTTGCTG CTGCTGCTGGTTGCCAGTTAATAGCCGCATGTGATTTGGTAGTCTGTTCCGATAGAAGCTCATTCTCGACACCTGG CGCAagttttggaatattttgttcGACACCAGGCATTCCGTTGGTCCGTAACATTCCGCGAAAGAAGTCAGCATATATGCTGTTCACCGGTCTTCCACTATCAGCCCAGGAAGCTGTAACCGCTGGTCTCGTCAGTTCGTGTGTACCAGTCGAACAATTGGATGCCGAAACGGAGAAAATCTGCAATGCCATCAAGACGAAAAGCCGTGCGGTAATCGAATTGGGTAAAAAGTTCTACTACGAACAGATGTCAATGGATATCAATGTGGCCTACAAGTACGGCGAACAGGTTATGGTAAACAACATAGCTTTAGCGGATGGTCAAGAGGGCATACGTAGTTTCATAGAAAAGCGAAAGCCAAATTGGTCTCACAGCCGTGAGTGA
- the LOC119070969 gene encoding transcription elongation factor SPT5 isoform X2, translated as MSDSEASNMSSGSDARSDMSNRSRSNNRSASRSVSRSRSRSASAGSESGSDVPNRRRRSQEEEVEDEEEPEGEDLDSEEYEEDEDDDRPSKKKKKKERFGGFIIDEAEVDDEVDEDEEWEDGANELGIVNEVDELGPTAREIEIRRRGNLWDTQKEDEIEEYLKKRYADESIARRHFGDGGEEMSDEITQQTLLPTIKDPNLWMVKCRIGEEKITALLLMRKFLTYQNTDEPLQIKAVVAPEGVKGYIYVEAFKQTHVKAAINNVSNLRMGQWKQEMVPIKEMTDVLKVVKEQTGLKPKQWVRLKRSQYKDDIAQVDYVDMAQNQVHLKLLPRIDYTRLRGALRTTQTDADDAKRKRKRRPPAKPFDPEAIRAIGGEVTSDGDFLVFEGNRYSRKGFLYKNFIISAILSEGVKPTLAELERFEEQPEEINIELAVTGREDPQTTHSFSMGDNVEVCVGDLENLQAKIIAIDGYLITVMPKHEDLKDPLIFKANELRKYFKTGDHVKVLAGRYEGETGLIVRVEPSRVVLVSDLTMHELEVLPRDLQLCTDMATGVDSLGQFEWGDLVQLDAQTVGVIVRLERENFHVLGMNGKVLESKPTALQRRRENRNTIALDSDQNQIRRKDIVKVLEGPHAGRDGEIKHLYRNLAFLHSRMYTENGGIFVCKTRHLKLAGGNKNTSNGMSPMGMMGFMSPRIQSPMHPMGGGGRGRGGGGGRGRGGNRISRDREILGKSIKITGGSYKGAVGIVKDATEATARVELHSSCQTISVDRNHIAVVGAPAKDGSITVGRTPGRTPGYGAQTPVYSGSKTPLHGNATPQYDIGSRTPHGSMTPSHDGSMTPRHNAWDPSVTNTPARSNDFDMLDDPSPSPIYNSNTPYASYAPQTPGGNIYGSEYSPLQPSPSPSPSPYQIGHMGTPSPSAYSPNTPGTSQFSPFNPQTPGAGLDSQLGDWCTSDIEVRIRSHDDGDLAGQTGVIRTVNNRICSVFLPQEDRSVSIECEQLEPVLPSISDEFKVIYGDLRDTTGRIIDIDQMNAVCKLQAGNTTYMPLRNLCKIKPD; from the exons ATCGGCATCTCGTTCGGTTTCCCGATCTCGTTCCCGATCAGCATCTGCAGGCTCTGAATCCGGCTCAGATGTTCCGAATCGACGTCGTAGATCAC aagaagaagaagtagagGACGAAGAAGAGCCAGAAGGTGAAGATTTGGATTCGGAGGAATATGAGGAAGACGAGGATGACGATCGACCGagcaagaagaagaagaagaaggaacgTTTCGGTGGATTTATTATTGACGAGGCTGAAGTTGACGATGAAGTGGACGAAGATGAGGAATGGGAAGATGGTGCGAATGAGCTGGGGATTGTTAATGAAGTGGACGAACTGGGACCAACAGCTAGAGAAATTGAAATCCGACGACGTGGTAACCTGTGGGA CACTCAGAAGGAAGACGAGATTGAAGAATATCTGAAAAAGCGATATGCTGACGAATCGATTGCACGTCGTCATTTCGGTGACGGTGGCGAGGAAATGTCAGATGAAATTACACAGCAGACGTTGCTGCCAACAATCAA agatCCCAACTTGTGGATGGTGAAGTGTCGCATAGGAGAAGAAAAGATAACCGCACTGCTGTTGATGCGCAAATTTCTGACTTATCAAAACACGGACGAGCCGTTGCAAATAAAAGCGGTAGTGGCACCGGAAGGTGTGAAAGGATACATTTACGTCGAAGCATTCAAACAGACCCATGTGAAGGCGGCCATTAACAATGTCAGCAATTTGCGTATGGGACAATGGAAACAGGAAATGGTGCCGATTAAAGAGATGACAGACGTTCTGAAGGTTGTCAAAGAACAGACCGGATTGAAACCGAAGCAATGGGTTCGGCTAAAGCGTAGTCAATACAAAGATGACATTGCACAGGTGGACTACGTGGACATGGCACAAAATCAAGTTCATCTGAAATTGTTGCCGCGCATTGACTATACGCGATTGCGTGGTGCTCTGAGAACAACACAGACAGATGCTGATGACGCGAAACGCAAACGAAAACGTCGTCCGCCAGCGAAACCATTCGATCCTGAAGCTATTCG AGCTATCGGTGGAGAGGTCACGTCTGACGGAGATTTTCTGGTGTTCGAAGGCAATCGTTATTCACGCAAGGGATTCTTGTACAAGAATTTCATTATCTCGGCCATTTTGTCGGAAGGTGTGAAGCCAACGCTAGCCGAATTGGAACGGTTCGAAGAACAGCCAGAAG AAATCAATATCGAGTTGGCTGTCACCGGCAGAGAGGATCCACAAACAACGCATTCGTTTTCAATGGGCGACAACGTCGAAGTATGCGTTGGAGATTTGGAGAATTTGCAGGCCAAGATCATTGCAATCGATGGATACTTGATAACAGTTATGCCGAAGCACGAAGATTTAAAG GATCCATTGATCTTCAAAGCCAACGAATTGcgtaaatatttcaaaaccGGTGACCATGTGAAAGTTTTGGCTGGTCGATACGAAGGTGAAACTGGATTGATCGTTCGCGTGGAACCGAGCCGTGTGGTATTGGTGTCGGATTTGACAATGCACGAGCTGGAAGTTTTACCCAGAGATCTGCAACTGTGTACTGATATGGCGACGGGTGTGGATTCCCTGGGACAGTTTGAATGGGGCGATTTAGTGCAGTTGGA TGCACAGACAGTTGGTGTGATTGTGCGCTTAGAGCGTGAAAACTTTCACGTTCTTGGCATGAACGGCAAAGTGTTGGAATCAAAGCCAACGGCACTGCAGAGACGACGAGAAAATCGAAACACCATCGCATTGGATTCCGATCAAAATCAGATACGGCGAAAGGACATCGTCAAAGTCTTAGAGGGACCGCATGCTGGTCGAGATGGCGAAATCAAGCATCTGTACCGTAATTTGGCCTTTTTGCATTCGCGAATGTACACCGAGAACGGTGGCATCTTTGTGTGTAAGACTCGGCATTTGAAATTGGCCGGCGGTAACAAAAATACGTCCAATGGAATGAGTCCCATGGGAATGATGGGCTTTATGTCACCGAGAATTCAATCTCCGATGCATCCGATGGGTGGTGGTGGTCGTGGACGTGGTGGAGGTGGTGGCAGAGGACGTGGTGGTAATCGGATATCACGAGATCGTGAAATTCTCGGCAAAAGTATCAAAATCACTGGTGGATCGTACAAAGGAGCTGTTGGCATTGTCAAAGATGCTACTGAAGCAACGGCTCGTGTCGAATTACATTCATCCTGCCAAACCATTTCGGTCGATCGAAATCACATTGCTGTTGTTGGAGCTCCGGCCAAAGATGGCAGTATCACAGTTGGACGCACACCTGGAAGAACTCCTGGATATGGAGCACAGACACCGGTTTACAGCGGATCGAAGACTCCACTGCACGGAAATGCTACGCCACAATACGATATTGGTAGTCGAACTCCTCATGGTTCGATGACACCGTCACATGACGGCAGCATGACTCCACGTCATAATGCCTGGGACCCGAGTGTTACAAATACTCCGGCTCGAAGCAATGACTTTGACATGTTGGACGATCCATCGCCCAGTCCAATTTACAATTCAAACACACCATACGCGTCGTATGCTCCACAAACTCCAGGAGGAAACATTTACGGGTCGGAATACAGTCCACTGCAGCCCAGTCCCAGCCCAAGTCCATCGCCATACCAAATCGGACACATGGGTACACCATCTCCTTCGGCGTATTCGCCAAATACACCTGGAACGTCCCAGTTTTCACCATTCAATCCACAAACGCCTGGCGCTGGTCTCGATTCTCAGCTGGGAGATTGGTGCACCAGTGACATTGAGGTACGAATTCGCAGTCACGACGACGGTGATTTGGCTGGACAGACGGGAGTTATTCGAACGGTTAACAATCGGATCTGTTCGGTGTTCTTACCGCAAGAAGATCGAAGTGTTTCGATAGAGTGCGAACAGTTGGAACCGGTTTTGCCCAGCATCAGTGACGAATTCAAGGTCATTTACGGCGATCTTCGAGACACCACCGGAAGAATTATTGACATTGACCAAATGAATGCAGTTTGTAAGCTTCAGGCAGGAAATACCACGTATATGCCGCTGAGAAATTTGTGCAAAATTAAGCCTGACTAA
- the LOC119070969 gene encoding transcription elongation factor SPT5 isoform X3, which produces MSDSEASNMSSGSDARSDMSNRSRSNNRSASRSVSRSRSRSASAGSESGSDVPNRRRRSQEEVEDEEEPEGEDLDSEEYEEDEDDDRPSKKKKKKERFGGFIIDEAEVDDEVDEDEEWEDGANELGIVNEVDELGPTAREIEIRRRGNLWDTQKEDEIEEYLKKRYADESIARRHFGDGGEEMSDEITQQTLLPTIKDPNLWMVKCRIGEEKITALLLMRKFLTYQNTDEPLQIKAVVAPEGVKGYIYVEAFKQTHVKAAINNVSNLRMGQWKQEMVPIKEMTDVLKVVKEQTGLKPKQWVRLKRSQYKDDIAQVDYVDMAQNQVHLKLLPRIDYTRLRGALRTTQTDADDAKRKRKRRPPAKPFDPEAIRAIGGEVTSDGDFLVFEGNRYSRKGFLYKNFIISAILSEGVKPTLAELERFEEQPEEINIELAVTGREDPQTTHSFSMGDNVEVCVGDLENLQAKIIAIDGYLITVMPKHEDLKDPLIFKANELRKYFKTGDHVKVLAGRYEGETGLIVRVEPSRVVLVSDLTMHELEVLPRDLQLCTDMATGVDSLGQFEWGDLVQLDAQTVGVIVRLERENFHVLGMNGKVLESKPTALQRRRENRNTIALDSDQNQIRRKDIVKVLEGPHAGRDGEIKHLYRNLAFLHSRMYTENGGIFVCKTRHLKLAGGNKNTSNGMSPMGMMGFMSPRIQSPMHPMGGGGRGRGGGGGRGRGGNRISRDREILGKSIKITGGSYKGAVGIVKDATEATARVELHSSCQTISVDRNHIAVVGAPAKDGSITVGRTPGRTPGYGAQTPVYSGSKTPLHGNATPQYDIGSRTPHGSMTPSHDGSMTPRHNAWDPSVTNTPARSNDFDMLDDPSPSPIYNSNTPYASYAPQTPGGNIYGSEYSPLQPSPSPSPSPYQIGHMGTPSPSAYSPNTPGTSQFSPFNPQTPGAGLDSQLGDWCTSDIEVRIRSHDDGDLAGQTGVIRTVNNRICSVFLPQEDRSVSIECEQLEPVLPSISDEFKVIYGDLRDTTGRIIDIDQMNAVCKLQAGNTTYMPLRNLCKIKPD; this is translated from the exons ATCGGCATCTCGTTCGGTTTCCCGATCTCGTTCCCGATCAGCATCTGCAGGCTCTGAATCCGGCTCAGATGTTCCGAATCGACGTCGTAGATCAC aagaagaagtagagGACGAAGAAGAGCCAGAAGGTGAAGATTTGGATTCGGAGGAATATGAGGAAGACGAGGATGACGATCGACCGagcaagaagaagaagaagaaggaacgTTTCGGTGGATTTATTATTGACGAGGCTGAAGTTGACGATGAAGTGGACGAAGATGAGGAATGGGAAGATGGTGCGAATGAGCTGGGGATTGTTAATGAAGTGGACGAACTGGGACCAACAGCTAGAGAAATTGAAATCCGACGACGTGGTAACCTGTGGGA CACTCAGAAGGAAGACGAGATTGAAGAATATCTGAAAAAGCGATATGCTGACGAATCGATTGCACGTCGTCATTTCGGTGACGGTGGCGAGGAAATGTCAGATGAAATTACACAGCAGACGTTGCTGCCAACAATCAA agatCCCAACTTGTGGATGGTGAAGTGTCGCATAGGAGAAGAAAAGATAACCGCACTGCTGTTGATGCGCAAATTTCTGACTTATCAAAACACGGACGAGCCGTTGCAAATAAAAGCGGTAGTGGCACCGGAAGGTGTGAAAGGATACATTTACGTCGAAGCATTCAAACAGACCCATGTGAAGGCGGCCATTAACAATGTCAGCAATTTGCGTATGGGACAATGGAAACAGGAAATGGTGCCGATTAAAGAGATGACAGACGTTCTGAAGGTTGTCAAAGAACAGACCGGATTGAAACCGAAGCAATGGGTTCGGCTAAAGCGTAGTCAATACAAAGATGACATTGCACAGGTGGACTACGTGGACATGGCACAAAATCAAGTTCATCTGAAATTGTTGCCGCGCATTGACTATACGCGATTGCGTGGTGCTCTGAGAACAACACAGACAGATGCTGATGACGCGAAACGCAAACGAAAACGTCGTCCGCCAGCGAAACCATTCGATCCTGAAGCTATTCG AGCTATCGGTGGAGAGGTCACGTCTGACGGAGATTTTCTGGTGTTCGAAGGCAATCGTTATTCACGCAAGGGATTCTTGTACAAGAATTTCATTATCTCGGCCATTTTGTCGGAAGGTGTGAAGCCAACGCTAGCCGAATTGGAACGGTTCGAAGAACAGCCAGAAG AAATCAATATCGAGTTGGCTGTCACCGGCAGAGAGGATCCACAAACAACGCATTCGTTTTCAATGGGCGACAACGTCGAAGTATGCGTTGGAGATTTGGAGAATTTGCAGGCCAAGATCATTGCAATCGATGGATACTTGATAACAGTTATGCCGAAGCACGAAGATTTAAAG GATCCATTGATCTTCAAAGCCAACGAATTGcgtaaatatttcaaaaccGGTGACCATGTGAAAGTTTTGGCTGGTCGATACGAAGGTGAAACTGGATTGATCGTTCGCGTGGAACCGAGCCGTGTGGTATTGGTGTCGGATTTGACAATGCACGAGCTGGAAGTTTTACCCAGAGATCTGCAACTGTGTACTGATATGGCGACGGGTGTGGATTCCCTGGGACAGTTTGAATGGGGCGATTTAGTGCAGTTGGA TGCACAGACAGTTGGTGTGATTGTGCGCTTAGAGCGTGAAAACTTTCACGTTCTTGGCATGAACGGCAAAGTGTTGGAATCAAAGCCAACGGCACTGCAGAGACGACGAGAAAATCGAAACACCATCGCATTGGATTCCGATCAAAATCAGATACGGCGAAAGGACATCGTCAAAGTCTTAGAGGGACCGCATGCTGGTCGAGATGGCGAAATCAAGCATCTGTACCGTAATTTGGCCTTTTTGCATTCGCGAATGTACACCGAGAACGGTGGCATCTTTGTGTGTAAGACTCGGCATTTGAAATTGGCCGGCGGTAACAAAAATACGTCCAATGGAATGAGTCCCATGGGAATGATGGGCTTTATGTCACCGAGAATTCAATCTCCGATGCATCCGATGGGTGGTGGTGGTCGTGGACGTGGTGGAGGTGGTGGCAGAGGACGTGGTGGTAATCGGATATCACGAGATCGTGAAATTCTCGGCAAAAGTATCAAAATCACTGGTGGATCGTACAAAGGAGCTGTTGGCATTGTCAAAGATGCTACTGAAGCAACGGCTCGTGTCGAATTACATTCATCCTGCCAAACCATTTCGGTCGATCGAAATCACATTGCTGTTGTTGGAGCTCCGGCCAAAGATGGCAGTATCACAGTTGGACGCACACCTGGAAGAACTCCTGGATATGGAGCACAGACACCGGTTTACAGCGGATCGAAGACTCCACTGCACGGAAATGCTACGCCACAATACGATATTGGTAGTCGAACTCCTCATGGTTCGATGACACCGTCACATGACGGCAGCATGACTCCACGTCATAATGCCTGGGACCCGAGTGTTACAAATACTCCGGCTCGAAGCAATGACTTTGACATGTTGGACGATCCATCGCCCAGTCCAATTTACAATTCAAACACACCATACGCGTCGTATGCTCCACAAACTCCAGGAGGAAACATTTACGGGTCGGAATACAGTCCACTGCAGCCCAGTCCCAGCCCAAGTCCATCGCCATACCAAATCGGACACATGGGTACACCATCTCCTTCGGCGTATTCGCCAAATACACCTGGAACGTCCCAGTTTTCACCATTCAATCCACAAACGCCTGGCGCTGGTCTCGATTCTCAGCTGGGAGATTGGTGCACCAGTGACATTGAGGTACGAATTCGCAGTCACGACGACGGTGATTTGGCTGGACAGACGGGAGTTATTCGAACGGTTAACAATCGGATCTGTTCGGTGTTCTTACCGCAAGAAGATCGAAGTGTTTCGATAGAGTGCGAACAGTTGGAACCGGTTTTGCCCAGCATCAGTGACGAATTCAAGGTCATTTACGGCGATCTTCGAGACACCACCGGAAGAATTATTGACATTGACCAAATGAATGCAGTTTGTAAGCTTCAGGCAGGAAATACCACGTATATGCCGCTGAGAAATTTGTGCAAAATTAAGCCTGACTAA
- the LOC119070969 gene encoding transcription elongation factor SPT5 isoform X1, which translates to MSDSEASNMSSGSDARSDMSNRSRSNNRSASRSVSRSRSRSASAGSESGSDVPNRRRRSRKLHLQRFFFTSINHFLFTTEEEEVEDEEEPEGEDLDSEEYEEDEDDDRPSKKKKKKERFGGFIIDEAEVDDEVDEDEEWEDGANELGIVNEVDELGPTAREIEIRRRGNLWDTQKEDEIEEYLKKRYADESIARRHFGDGGEEMSDEITQQTLLPTIKDPNLWMVKCRIGEEKITALLLMRKFLTYQNTDEPLQIKAVVAPEGVKGYIYVEAFKQTHVKAAINNVSNLRMGQWKQEMVPIKEMTDVLKVVKEQTGLKPKQWVRLKRSQYKDDIAQVDYVDMAQNQVHLKLLPRIDYTRLRGALRTTQTDADDAKRKRKRRPPAKPFDPEAIRAIGGEVTSDGDFLVFEGNRYSRKGFLYKNFIISAILSEGVKPTLAELERFEEQPEEINIELAVTGREDPQTTHSFSMGDNVEVCVGDLENLQAKIIAIDGYLITVMPKHEDLKDPLIFKANELRKYFKTGDHVKVLAGRYEGETGLIVRVEPSRVVLVSDLTMHELEVLPRDLQLCTDMATGVDSLGQFEWGDLVQLDAQTVGVIVRLERENFHVLGMNGKVLESKPTALQRRRENRNTIALDSDQNQIRRKDIVKVLEGPHAGRDGEIKHLYRNLAFLHSRMYTENGGIFVCKTRHLKLAGGNKNTSNGMSPMGMMGFMSPRIQSPMHPMGGGGRGRGGGGGRGRGGNRISRDREILGKSIKITGGSYKGAVGIVKDATEATARVELHSSCQTISVDRNHIAVVGAPAKDGSITVGRTPGRTPGYGAQTPVYSGSKTPLHGNATPQYDIGSRTPHGSMTPSHDGSMTPRHNAWDPSVTNTPARSNDFDMLDDPSPSPIYNSNTPYASYAPQTPGGNIYGSEYSPLQPSPSPSPSPYQIGHMGTPSPSAYSPNTPGTSQFSPFNPQTPGAGLDSQLGDWCTSDIEVRIRSHDDGDLAGQTGVIRTVNNRICSVFLPQEDRSVSIECEQLEPVLPSISDEFKVIYGDLRDTTGRIIDIDQMNAVCKLQAGNTTYMPLRNLCKIKPD; encoded by the exons ATCGGCATCTCGTTCGGTTTCCCGATCTCGTTCCCGATCAGCATCTGCAGGCTCTGAATCCGGCTCAGATGTTCCGAATCGACGTCGTAGATCACGTAAGCTCCACttgcaacgattttttttcacttcgattaatcattttttgttcacgacagaagaagaagaagtagagGACGAAGAAGAGCCAGAAGGTGAAGATTTGGATTCGGAGGAATATGAGGAAGACGAGGATGACGATCGACCGagcaagaagaagaagaagaaggaacgTTTCGGTGGATTTATTATTGACGAGGCTGAAGTTGACGATGAAGTGGACGAAGATGAGGAATGGGAAGATGGTGCGAATGAGCTGGGGATTGTTAATGAAGTGGACGAACTGGGACCAACAGCTAGAGAAATTGAAATCCGACGACGTGGTAACCTGTGGGA CACTCAGAAGGAAGACGAGATTGAAGAATATCTGAAAAAGCGATATGCTGACGAATCGATTGCACGTCGTCATTTCGGTGACGGTGGCGAGGAAATGTCAGATGAAATTACACAGCAGACGTTGCTGCCAACAATCAA agatCCCAACTTGTGGATGGTGAAGTGTCGCATAGGAGAAGAAAAGATAACCGCACTGCTGTTGATGCGCAAATTTCTGACTTATCAAAACACGGACGAGCCGTTGCAAATAAAAGCGGTAGTGGCACCGGAAGGTGTGAAAGGATACATTTACGTCGAAGCATTCAAACAGACCCATGTGAAGGCGGCCATTAACAATGTCAGCAATTTGCGTATGGGACAATGGAAACAGGAAATGGTGCCGATTAAAGAGATGACAGACGTTCTGAAGGTTGTCAAAGAACAGACCGGATTGAAACCGAAGCAATGGGTTCGGCTAAAGCGTAGTCAATACAAAGATGACATTGCACAGGTGGACTACGTGGACATGGCACAAAATCAAGTTCATCTGAAATTGTTGCCGCGCATTGACTATACGCGATTGCGTGGTGCTCTGAGAACAACACAGACAGATGCTGATGACGCGAAACGCAAACGAAAACGTCGTCCGCCAGCGAAACCATTCGATCCTGAAGCTATTCG AGCTATCGGTGGAGAGGTCACGTCTGACGGAGATTTTCTGGTGTTCGAAGGCAATCGTTATTCACGCAAGGGATTCTTGTACAAGAATTTCATTATCTCGGCCATTTTGTCGGAAGGTGTGAAGCCAACGCTAGCCGAATTGGAACGGTTCGAAGAACAGCCAGAAG AAATCAATATCGAGTTGGCTGTCACCGGCAGAGAGGATCCACAAACAACGCATTCGTTTTCAATGGGCGACAACGTCGAAGTATGCGTTGGAGATTTGGAGAATTTGCAGGCCAAGATCATTGCAATCGATGGATACTTGATAACAGTTATGCCGAAGCACGAAGATTTAAAG GATCCATTGATCTTCAAAGCCAACGAATTGcgtaaatatttcaaaaccGGTGACCATGTGAAAGTTTTGGCTGGTCGATACGAAGGTGAAACTGGATTGATCGTTCGCGTGGAACCGAGCCGTGTGGTATTGGTGTCGGATTTGACAATGCACGAGCTGGAAGTTTTACCCAGAGATCTGCAACTGTGTACTGATATGGCGACGGGTGTGGATTCCCTGGGACAGTTTGAATGGGGCGATTTAGTGCAGTTGGA TGCACAGACAGTTGGTGTGATTGTGCGCTTAGAGCGTGAAAACTTTCACGTTCTTGGCATGAACGGCAAAGTGTTGGAATCAAAGCCAACGGCACTGCAGAGACGACGAGAAAATCGAAACACCATCGCATTGGATTCCGATCAAAATCAGATACGGCGAAAGGACATCGTCAAAGTCTTAGAGGGACCGCATGCTGGTCGAGATGGCGAAATCAAGCATCTGTACCGTAATTTGGCCTTTTTGCATTCGCGAATGTACACCGAGAACGGTGGCATCTTTGTGTGTAAGACTCGGCATTTGAAATTGGCCGGCGGTAACAAAAATACGTCCAATGGAATGAGTCCCATGGGAATGATGGGCTTTATGTCACCGAGAATTCAATCTCCGATGCATCCGATGGGTGGTGGTGGTCGTGGACGTGGTGGAGGTGGTGGCAGAGGACGTGGTGGTAATCGGATATCACGAGATCGTGAAATTCTCGGCAAAAGTATCAAAATCACTGGTGGATCGTACAAAGGAGCTGTTGGCATTGTCAAAGATGCTACTGAAGCAACGGCTCGTGTCGAATTACATTCATCCTGCCAAACCATTTCGGTCGATCGAAATCACATTGCTGTTGTTGGAGCTCCGGCCAAAGATGGCAGTATCACAGTTGGACGCACACCTGGAAGAACTCCTGGATATGGAGCACAGACACCGGTTTACAGCGGATCGAAGACTCCACTGCACGGAAATGCTACGCCACAATACGATATTGGTAGTCGAACTCCTCATGGTTCGATGACACCGTCACATGACGGCAGCATGACTCCACGTCATAATGCCTGGGACCCGAGTGTTACAAATACTCCGGCTCGAAGCAATGACTTTGACATGTTGGACGATCCATCGCCCAGTCCAATTTACAATTCAAACACACCATACGCGTCGTATGCTCCACAAACTCCAGGAGGAAACATTTACGGGTCGGAATACAGTCCACTGCAGCCCAGTCCCAGCCCAAGTCCATCGCCATACCAAATCGGACACATGGGTACACCATCTCCTTCGGCGTATTCGCCAAATACACCTGGAACGTCCCAGTTTTCACCATTCAATCCACAAACGCCTGGCGCTGGTCTCGATTCTCAGCTGGGAGATTGGTGCACCAGTGACATTGAGGTACGAATTCGCAGTCACGACGACGGTGATTTGGCTGGACAGACGGGAGTTATTCGAACGGTTAACAATCGGATCTGTTCGGTGTTCTTACCGCAAGAAGATCGAAGTGTTTCGATAGAGTGCGAACAGTTGGAACCGGTTTTGCCCAGCATCAGTGACGAATTCAAGGTCATTTACGGCGATCTTCGAGACACCACCGGAAGAATTATTGACATTGACCAAATGAATGCAGTTTGTAAGCTTCAGGCAGGAAATACCACGTATATGCCGCTGAGAAATTTGTGCAAAATTAAGCCTGACTAA